The Rhododendron vialii isolate Sample 1 chromosome 5a, ASM3025357v1 genome contains a region encoding:
- the LOC131325415 gene encoding protein ALP1-like, which translates to MKVSSLPNLNRETSFPNFFTLFQHPADPDDNDTTVNKRPKTNGTEPSETSPFKGILSTSLSSGEMNENHHRIVGYFPDCDQMDWPPSPNGPDTNFSVGSNPFEDILCPFNSFDTEASAASPFKDILSQLNSSEASEAMNEIGFLEGTNSVGLIRRESVQTLPNTSSVGSNWYSGDGSATSGSVGPNPTQLWWWDQSSHPDFPESESRRTFKMSKSTFEFICSELDPVINKDIPVRQRVAVCIWWLSTGDPLRLVSNRFGLGISTCRKAVLEVCEAIRSVLMSKFLKWPDEGKMTEVKREFELVSGIPNVGGSMYTTHVPITKPEVNGPAYFNKRLSERNWKTSYSTTVQGVVDSKGVFTDVCIGWPGSMSDDKILEKSALSQRASRGLLKDVWIVGNGGYPLMDWVLVPYTKQDTWRTTRVLNEKVGEIERVVKEAFSRLKGRWSCLQKLTEVKPLHLPVVLGACCVLHNICEMRNEAMDPSETSFHLFDDEIVAEDAVRSLNALRARDQISDLLVRLWVLLEIYGMSGK; encoded by the coding sequence ATGAAAGTCTCGTCTCTTCCAAATCTAAACCGCGAAACCTCCTTCCCCAATTTCTTCACCTTATTCCAACACCCTGCAGACCCCGACGACAACGACACCACCGTCAACAAGCGCCCAAAAACAAACGGCACCGAACCCTCCGAAACGTCGCCGTTCAAAGGGATCCTCTCCACATCCCTCTCGTCCGGTGAAATGAACGAGAATCACCACCGAATTGTCGGATATTTTCCCGATTGCGATCAGATGGACTGGCCTCCAAGTCCAAATGGGCCCGACACCAACTTTTCCGTCGGGTCAAACCCGTTCGAAGACATCCTCTGCCCATTCAACTCGTTCGATACCGAAGCCTCCGCAGCGTCGCCGTTCAAAGACATCCTCTCCCAATTGAACTCGTCCGAAGCCTCCGAAGCAATGAACGAGATCGGATTTTTAGAGGGGACGAATTCCGTTGGGTTGATCCGTCGTGAATCGGTCCAAACCCTACCGAACACGAGTTCCGTCGGGTCAAACTGGTATAGCGGCGACGGCAGCGCAACCAGTGGTAGTGTAGGACCAAACCCTACCCAGCTGTGGTGGTGGGACCAGAGCAGCCACCCGGATTTTCCAGAATCAGAATCCCGACGCACTTTCAAGATGAGCAAGTCGACGTTTGAGTTCATATGCAGCGAGCTCGACCCAGTCATCAACAAGGATATACCGGTCCGCCAGCGCGTCGCCGTCTGCATCTGGTGGTTGTCCACCGGGGATCCCCTGCGCCTGGTCTCCAACAGATTCGGGCTAGGCATCTCCACGTGCCGTAAAGCCGTGCTAGAAGTTTGTGAAGCTATCAGGAGTGTTTTGATGAGCAAGTTTttgaaatggcctgatgagggGAAAATGACGGAGGTCAAAAGGGAATTCGAGCTGGTTTCCGGAATTCCAAACGTGGGTGGATCCATGTATACTACACACGTGCCTATTACTAAGCCGGAGGTGAACGGACCGGCGTATTTCAATAAGAGGCTATCGGAGAGGAACTGGAAGACGTCTTATTCGACCACGGTACAAGGCGTTGTTGATTCGAAGGGTGTGTTTACGGACGTTTGCATCGGGTGGCCGGGGTCTATGAGCGATGACAAGATTTTGGAGAAGTCTGCGCTTTCGCAGCGCGCAAGTCGCGGGCTTTTGAAGGATGTTTGGATCGTGGGGAACGGCGGGTACCCTTTGATGGATTGGGTGTTGGTGCCTTACACGAAGCAGGACACGTGGCGGACTACGAGGGTGTTGAATGAGAAAGTTGGGGAGATCGAGAGGGTGGTGAAGGAGGCGTTTTCGCGGTTGAAAGGGAGGTGGAGTTGCTTGCAGAAGCTGACCGAGGTGAAGCCCCTGCACTTGCCTGTGGTTTTGGGTGCTTGTTGTGTGTTGCACAACATTTGTGAGATGAGGAATGAGGCAATGGATCCGAGCGAGACGAGTTTCCATCTCTTTGATGATGAGATTGTGGCGGAGGATGCTGTGAGGTCTCTTAACGCGCTGCGAGCTAGGGATCAGATTTCTGACCtccttgttcggttgtgggttCTGTTGGAAATATACGGAATGTCGGGTAAATGA